One Setaria viridis chromosome 7, Setaria_viridis_v4.0, whole genome shotgun sequence genomic region harbors:
- the LOC117863453 gene encoding uncharacterized protein: protein MDPEAVRRSLEPTASAEEITGSTPARLHFYDPFVLQGVSIESSEHGRLLCSFVVAPRHASPAGYLRSGVTATLADQLGSAVFYCSGLPRSGVSVEISVSFVDVATVGEEIEVEGKLLRAGKSVGVVSVDFRKKKTGKLMAQARHTKYLAVSSRL, encoded by the exons ATGGACCCGGAAGCGGTGCGGCGAAGCCTCGAGCCCACCGCCTCCGCAGAGGAAATCACGGGCTCCACCCCTGCCCGCCTCCACTTCTACGACCCCTTCGTCCTCCAAGGCGTCAGCATCGAGTCCTCCGAGCACGGCCGCCTCCTCTGCTCCTTCGTCGTCGCCCCGCGCCACGCC AGCCCCGCGGGGTACCTCCGCAGCGGCGTCACGGCGACGCTCGCCGACCAGCTGGGGTCGGCCGTCTTCTACTGCAGCGGGCTCCCGAGGAGCGGGGTCTCCGTGGAGATCAGCGTCTCCTTCGTCGACGTGGCTACCGTCGGG GAAGAAATAGAGGTTGAGGGAAAGTTGTTGCGTGCTGGAAAATCCGTTGGTGTTGTCTCTGTCGATTTCAGGAAGAAAAAGACAGGAAAATTGATGGCACAGGCCCGTCATACCAAGTATCTTGCTGTATCAAGCAGATTGTGA
- the LOC117863452 gene encoding uncharacterized protein — protein sequence MDDFTFFPATTTMTPAEKLPPAAVPSSGSPSSLAPCRKLPFFRFVPAAPPPSPAPPAEPTSRATGVIMAEDQEPRLPEKSAGPGAGGDAAAAKAAEVEDRMDQLWEDFNEELGQLARARARRRPCGGSWRDRRDDGLLAMEGGRTRTWSEPSPSPPSDAESEPAARAGCAPVLRPSARAAAGARHCRRRAGTWVLLMRIFRRLFVIEKTISEAAVARQRSSTRAR from the coding sequence ATGGACGACTTCACCTTCttccccgccaccaccacgatgACGCCTGCAGAGAAGCTGCCGCCTGCCGCGGTCCCATCATCaggctcgccgtcgtcgttggcGCCGTGCCGCAAGCTCCCGTTCTTCCGCTTCGTGCCGGCCGCcccgcctccctctcctgcgccgccggcggagccgaCGAGCCGGGCCACCGGCGTCATCATGGCGGAAGATCAAGAGCCGCGGCTGCCGGAGAAGAGCGCGGGACCGGGAGCGGGAGGAGAtgccgcggcggcgaaggccgcGGAGGTAGAGGACAGGATGGACCAGCTGTGGGAGGACTTCAACGAGGAGCTGGGCCAgctggcgcgggcgcgggcgcggcgccggccgtgcGGCGGCTCCTGGCGCGACCGCCGCGACGACGGGCTGCTGGCGATGGAGGGCGGCCGCACCCGCACGTGGTCggagccgtcgccgtcgccgccgtcggacgCGGAGTCGGagcccgcggcgcgcgccgggtGCGCGCCCGTGCTGCGGCCGTCGGcgagggccgccgccggggcgaggcactgccgccgccgcgcggggaCGTGGGTGCTGCTCATGCGGATCTTCCGGAGGCTCTTCGTCATCGAGAAGACCATCTCCGAGGCCGCCGTCGCCAGGCAGCGATCCAGCACCAGGGCGCGCTGA